In Paenibacillus ihbetae, the following are encoded in one genomic region:
- a CDS encoding YkgJ family cysteine cluster protein yields the protein MESLPCKGCKGMCCGPVPITQQERVKIKKAIRKMPAKQRLELRNQERFPGTCIFFDERHDRCGIHSVRPSICKAFGFYKNLVCFKSPQTASTQKYEANEHPIGLLSVDFTWKDFD from the coding sequence ATGGAGAGTTTGCCTTGTAAAGGCTGTAAAGGGATGTGCTGCGGACCTGTTCCGATTACTCAACAAGAACGAGTGAAAATTAAAAAGGCCATCCGGAAAATGCCTGCTAAACAACGTTTGGAATTACGAAACCAGGAGCGTTTTCCCGGAACATGCATCTTTTTTGATGAACGACATGATCGATGCGGCATTCATTCGGTACGGCCATCCATTTGCAAAGCATTCGGTTTTTATAAAAACTTGGTCTGCTTTAAAAGCCCCCAAACGGCCTCTACCCAAAAATACGAAGCTAACGAACATCCGATCGGTCTATTAAGCGTGGATTTTACTTGGAAGGATTTTGATTGA
- a CDS encoding ABC transporter permease: MESEHLTFADFLSYISRNQELLWEYFLQHIMMVVIGLGLAFIVGVPLGILCSKSKWAAKIILFITNILQVVPSLAMLVVLMLWMGLGTTTVMVGLFLYSLNPITRNTYVGLQQVEASYLESGKGIGMSPFQLLVQVRFPLALTYIMSGLRIAAVIAIGVVTIAPLVGGGGLGREIYAGLNSNNSLRIFAGAIPAAVLAIVADLVLGILQRKMDLAKRKSDSAPPSAAKAQKPA, from the coding sequence ATGGAAAGTGAACATTTAACATTTGCAGACTTTTTGTCGTATATATCACGAAATCAGGAGCTGCTCTGGGAGTACTTCCTCCAGCATATCATGATGGTCGTTATCGGGCTGGGACTGGCATTCATCGTCGGCGTGCCGCTGGGCATCCTTTGCTCCAAAAGCAAATGGGCAGCCAAGATCATTTTGTTTATCACCAACATCCTTCAGGTGGTGCCGAGCTTGGCCATGTTAGTGGTGCTCATGTTATGGATGGGTCTCGGAACGACAACGGTCATGGTTGGACTCTTCCTGTACTCATTGAATCCCATTACACGCAATACGTATGTTGGGCTACAACAGGTGGAGGCCAGCTACCTAGAATCAGGAAAAGGCATTGGCATGAGCCCCTTCCAACTGCTGGTCCAGGTGCGTTTTCCGCTCGCGCTGACGTATATCATGTCGGGCCTGCGCATTGCAGCCGTCATTGCCATCGGCGTAGTCACGATTGCTCCCCTCGTTGGAGGAGGCGGGCTGGGGCGGGAAATCTATGCTGGACTGAACAGCAATAACTCCCTGCGAATCTTTGCAGGCGCTATTCCCGCCGCGGTGCTGGCGATTGTTGCGGATCTTGTGCTTGGAATTTTGCAGCGTAAAATGGATCTGGCCAAGCGAAAATCAGACAGTGCGCCTCCATCAGCTGCGAAAGCACAGAAGCCGGCTTAA
- a CDS encoding osmoprotectant ABC transporter substrate-binding protein produces the protein MSHISRKQRTGRNKEGVMNLNKLKWIPMLACMLALASFTSACGIQSDMTIGTQTFTETKIIAEMYKALIEDQTDLNVDIIPDLASSSLVINAMKDNDVQMATLYTGEIFNNHFPISGSKDRAKVLKEAQEGFQEHLGFTWMNPLGFENTYAFTVRKDLAETNGYTKISDVKKDMANMKLGVDTTWLERSTDGYPAFSKAYDITFGQVFPMEISLVYSAVANQQVDIVLAYSTDSRLKAYELQTLKDDKQFFPPYDASPVLRSDLLKKHPEIEEAIAPLIGRLDADTMISLNYQVDIEKKSEREVAIAYLKEQGLLNS, from the coding sequence ATGAGTCACATCAGCCGTAAACAGCGAACCGGACGGAACAAGGAAGGCGTGATGAATCTGAACAAGCTGAAGTGGATCCCGATGTTAGCCTGCATGCTGGCTCTGGCCTCTTTTACCTCTGCATGCGGAATTCAAAGCGATATGACAATCGGGACGCAAACCTTTACCGAAACCAAGATTATTGCCGAGATGTATAAAGCTCTGATTGAAGACCAAACCGATCTCAACGTGGATATTATCCCGGATCTGGCATCCAGTTCATTGGTCATCAATGCGATGAAAGATAACGACGTTCAAATGGCAACATTATATACCGGTGAGATTTTCAACAACCATTTCCCGATCAGCGGCAGCAAAGACCGCGCCAAGGTCTTGAAGGAAGCGCAGGAAGGGTTTCAGGAACACTTGGGATTCACCTGGATGAACCCGTTGGGTTTTGAGAACACTTACGCATTTACCGTAAGAAAGGATCTTGCCGAAACCAATGGATATACCAAAATTTCCGATGTCAAAAAAGACATGGCCAACATGAAGCTAGGAGTAGACACCACGTGGCTGGAGCGAAGCACGGATGGATATCCGGCCTTCTCCAAAGCGTATGACATTACATTCGGACAGGTTTTCCCCATGGAGATCAGTCTGGTATACAGCGCGGTAGCCAATCAGCAGGTGGATATCGTGCTGGCCTACTCGACGGATTCCCGGCTGAAAGCCTACGAATTGCAAACCCTTAAGGATGACAAGCAATTCTTCCCTCCTTATGATGCAAGCCCGGTATTGCGCTCAGACCTTTTGAAAAAGCATCCTGAAATTGAGGAGGCAATAGCGCCTTTAATCGGTCGCCTGGATGCGGATACGATGATATCGCTTAATTATCAGGTGGACATTGAGAAGAAAAGCGAGCGGGAGGTCGCCATCGCGTACTTGAAAGAGCAGGGGCTCTTGAACAGCTAA
- a CDS encoding ABC transporter permease, which translates to MNAFWSFITDRYPDILKALQQHLVLSSSAVLLGTIIAVPIGILLVYNRVGWINRIVFFIANLFQTVPSLALLAILIPLLGIGMKPAVLALFLYSLMPILRNTYDGFHSVDKGVLQSARGMGYSTAQTILRIQLPLSLPYIMSGIRITTVYIISWATLASLIGAGGLGQLIVSGLGVNKPEMIFVGGIGAILLALAADALLGLLEGWLSKHYHQNQTRDAAV; encoded by the coding sequence ATGAATGCATTTTGGAGCTTCATCACGGACCGTTATCCGGATATCCTGAAGGCTTTGCAGCAGCATCTGGTCCTCTCCTCCTCTGCCGTGCTTTTGGGAACGATCATTGCCGTACCGATCGGCATTCTGCTCGTGTATAACCGGGTAGGCTGGATCAATCGCATCGTCTTTTTTATTGCAAACCTGTTTCAAACGGTTCCGAGCCTGGCGCTTCTCGCGATTCTGATTCCGCTGCTCGGCATCGGCATGAAGCCGGCCGTACTAGCCCTGTTTCTATACTCCCTGATGCCGATCCTGCGGAATACCTACGACGGATTTCACTCCGTGGATAAAGGCGTGCTTCAATCGGCCAGGGGGATGGGATACAGCACTGCTCAAACGATTTTGAGAATTCAGCTTCCGTTATCGCTTCCTTACATCATGTCCGGCATCCGCATTACGACGGTGTATATCATCAGCTGGGCAACGCTGGCTTCGCTGATTGGCGCTGGCGGGTTAGGCCAGCTTATCGTATCGGGGCTTGGGGTGAACAAGCCCGAGATGATATTCGTAGGCGGCATCGGTGCGATTCTCTTGGCACTAGCAGCCGACGCACTGCTTGGCCTGCTTGAGGGCTGGCTTAGCAAGCACTACCATCAGAATCAGACCCGGGACGCTGCGGTATGA
- a CDS encoding ABC transporter ATP-binding protein — translation MIVLERVNKVYDNGFHALKDINLEFKKGEITVLIGPSGCGKSTTMKLINALNTPSSGRVLIDGKDISRLNPVELRRNIGYVIQSVGLFPHMNIAKNAGVVPRLKKWDKDKIEQKVNQLLDMVGLDHATYGTRYPSELSGGQQQRVGVVRALAADPDIILMDEPFSALDPISREQLQDELIRLQQELNKTIIFVTHDMDEAIKIADTIVLMKDGKVIQTGRPDTILRHPANDFVRDFIGSKRLQNENESAYEIPLVDEVMITNPVTAFPSRGLAEAIKMMESKRVDSLLIVDRNRQLQGAVSIYRVLDQYGEEGKTVADVMHPVRYSVASGSTLAQAIEIMDSHQLSNLPVVDSNNRFLGLITRGSVVKHLAEVYPTIVPPEQNGEGE, via the coding sequence ATGATAGTACTGGAGCGTGTGAACAAGGTTTATGATAATGGCTTTCACGCCTTGAAAGACATTAATCTTGAATTCAAAAAAGGGGAAATTACCGTCCTCATCGGACCGAGCGGCTGCGGCAAATCGACAACCATGAAGCTGATCAATGCGCTGAACACCCCATCGTCTGGCCGAGTACTCATTGATGGCAAGGATATCTCCCGATTGAATCCGGTTGAACTGCGGCGCAATATCGGCTACGTCATTCAAAGCGTTGGATTATTTCCGCATATGAATATCGCCAAGAACGCGGGAGTGGTTCCGCGTCTGAAGAAGTGGGATAAAGATAAAATCGAACAAAAAGTAAACCAGCTGCTCGACATGGTCGGACTGGACCACGCAACGTATGGCACACGCTATCCATCCGAGCTAAGCGGCGGTCAACAGCAGCGTGTAGGCGTCGTACGTGCGCTTGCAGCCGATCCGGACATCATCCTGATGGATGAGCCGTTCTCCGCGCTGGATCCCATCAGCCGTGAGCAGCTACAAGATGAGCTGATCCGGCTTCAGCAGGAGCTCAATAAAACCATTATTTTTGTGACGCATGATATGGATGAAGCGATCAAAATTGCGGATACCATCGTTCTGATGAAGGATGGCAAAGTGATTCAAACGGGCAGACCGGACACCATTTTGCGGCATCCTGCAAATGATTTTGTACGTGACTTTATCGGTTCGAAGCGCCTGCAAAATGAAAACGAAAGCGCCTATGAAATTCCGCTTGTCGATGAAGTGATGATTACGAATCCGGTCACGGCATTTCCAAGCCGAGGATTAGCGGAAGCCATCAAGATGATGGAAAGTAAGCGGGTCGATTCGCTGCTGATCGTAGACCGTAACCGGCAGCTTCAAGGAGCGGTTTCGATCTACCGGGTGCTCGACCAATACGGCGAGGAAGGCAAAACCGTAGCGGATGTTATGCATCCGGTTCGTTATTCCGTGGCTTCGGGAAGCACGCTTGCCCAGGCCATTGAGATCATGGACAGCCATCAGCTCAGCAACCTTCCGGTAGTCGACAGCAACAACCGGTTCCTCGGACTCATTACAAGAGGCAGCGTCGTTAAACATTTGGCAGAGGTATATCCAACGATCGTTCCTCCGGAGCAAAACGGAGAGGGTGAGTGA
- a CDS encoding GNAT family N-acetyltransferase has translation MIKLIPTTRENWKEALALKVQTHQTHYVPPVAVSLAKVHIRPDGDENEYLPFCLYNPENRLVGFVMITVDQTTTWSYWMNGFLIDRDYQGKGYGKAAIDSVIRYIRGNYPHSKCLNLTVCSDNKTARRLYEKVGFFETGEVYDNEIVYRYVFKTDG, from the coding sequence GTGATCAAACTAATTCCTACGACGAGAGAAAATTGGAAAGAAGCGCTAGCGCTAAAAGTACAGACCCATCAAACTCATTATGTGCCTCCAGTAGCTGTGTCTCTAGCCAAAGTACATATTCGGCCAGATGGCGATGAGAATGAATATTTACCATTTTGCCTATATAATCCGGAGAATCGTTTAGTGGGATTTGTCATGATTACAGTAGATCAAACTACCACATGGTCGTATTGGATGAATGGTTTTTTGATTGATCGAGACTATCAAGGAAAGGGATATGGGAAGGCAGCAATAGATTCCGTAATTAGATATATAAGGGGGAATTATCCTCATAGCAAGTGCTTGAATTTAACGGTTTGTTCAGATAATAAAACGGCCAGAAGACTCTATGAAAAAGTTGGTTTTTTTGAGACAGGTGAAGTTTATGATAACGAAATCGTGTATAGATACGTTTTTAAAACAGATGGGTAG
- a CDS encoding TetR/AcrR family transcriptional regulator — protein sequence MAEKDQDKTRVPQQQRSMETKQKIVAAAMKLFSEKGFHATNTKEIAKEANVAVGSVYSYYTDKMEIFKDALALFHERFTGILRGHGALQLNTSQNKRELIRDVIEIMIKAHEVDIGFHREMDIMALSYPEIKDMADKEMRFFYKFTARLLRSWQQETQLKDPDAAATVLILAAHGVVEAVAFGGTGISRERLIEETIDMLHSYLWPQEALQERQNEELGQSMDE from the coding sequence ATGGCAGAGAAAGATCAGGATAAGACCCGCGTGCCCCAGCAGCAGCGAAGCATGGAAACGAAACAAAAGATCGTTGCGGCGGCCATGAAACTCTTCTCGGAGAAAGGTTTCCACGCCACGAATACAAAGGAAATCGCGAAGGAAGCGAATGTAGCTGTTGGCAGTGTCTATTCCTATTACACGGATAAAATGGAAATTTTCAAAGACGCGCTGGCTCTCTTCCATGAACGATTCACAGGGATTCTCCGAGGTCACGGCGCTCTTCAACTGAATACCAGCCAGAACAAGCGGGAACTGATCCGGGACGTGATCGAGATCATGATTAAAGCCCACGAGGTGGACATCGGTTTTCATCGGGAAATGGACATCATGGCACTGTCTTATCCTGAGATTAAGGACATGGCGGACAAGGAGATGCGGTTCTTCTATAAGTTTACGGCCCGGCTGCTTCGCTCCTGGCAGCAGGAGACTCAACTCAAGGACCCGGACGCGGCGGCGACGGTTCTTATTCTGGCAGCGCATGGAGTGGTGGAAGCCGTAGCTTTCGGCGGTACGGGCATCAGCCGGGAGCGTTTGATTGAAGAAACGATCGATATGCTGCACTCTTATTTGTGGCCGCAGGAAGCTCTGCAAGAAAGGCAGAACGAAGAGCTCGGACAATCTATGGATGAGTAG
- a CDS encoding DHA2 family efflux MFS transporter permease subunit has product MSKLTGIRRGIAFAAIILGYFMALLDTTIVNVTLPEMTRQFNTALDDMSWIVNGYNLAFAVFLITASRIADQFGRKRLFLIGTVLFVVTSILCGLSTSVETMVFYRVLQGLSAAIVVPVTIPLAADLFPKEKHGMVLGIWGAISSLAAASGPTLGGILTNSIGWEAIFFVNVPIGIAAICLAIPLIRESFDTSAGRKIDWLGVLTLSAAMFCITYGLINVSEWGWDSLEFIGYMAAFLVSIVLFFIVELRTSVPMLPLWLLRILPFNGAVLTLVMIGAGITASTYLMSYFLTGILGKSILEAGITISAMSLASMVISAITGGMSNKYGSRWFVTAGMGILALSFYLYGSLNAASTEWSVVWRLILTGVGIGLSVAPVMGASIRNVPEEKIGIASGIMNMSRAIGSVLGVAILVSVLNTALSHYSGEAVNKIKLQIESNADLSAEAKEVILEQVGRMVQEKSSAGAKNAEGAVLLQLDTMEKALLSEADESVKQELQAAFTQQRQELGQQLSQVSTDLQDAFVASFSRTFHAGGWFLLLGIPFALISDRRVGKRLAIEPSIKDFAAEKDA; this is encoded by the coding sequence TTGTCTAAGCTTACCGGTATCCGCCGCGGGATTGCATTTGCCGCCATTATCTTGGGGTACTTCATGGCACTCCTGGATACGACTATCGTTAACGTCACCTTGCCGGAGATGACCCGGCAATTCAACACCGCCTTGGACGATATGTCCTGGATTGTTAATGGTTATAACCTGGCCTTCGCCGTCTTCTTGATCACGGCCTCCCGAATCGCGGATCAGTTCGGTCGCAAGCGTCTTTTCCTCATTGGTACAGTGCTGTTTGTCGTTACTTCGATTCTGTGCGGACTATCAACCTCTGTCGAAACGATGGTCTTCTACCGAGTCTTGCAGGGCTTGTCTGCAGCGATTGTCGTTCCGGTTACAATTCCCTTGGCAGCTGACTTGTTTCCGAAGGAAAAACACGGCATGGTCCTCGGCATCTGGGGCGCCATCTCCAGCCTGGCGGCTGCCAGCGGACCTACCTTGGGTGGCATTTTAACGAATTCCATCGGTTGGGAAGCTATCTTCTTCGTGAATGTCCCTATTGGGATAGCTGCCATCTGCCTGGCAATCCCGTTGATCCGTGAATCCTTCGACACTTCCGCGGGACGGAAGATCGATTGGCTGGGCGTGTTGACCCTATCTGCCGCGATGTTCTGCATAACCTACGGATTGATTAACGTGAGCGAATGGGGCTGGGATTCGTTGGAATTTATCGGGTACATGGCTGCTTTTCTCGTTTCTATAGTTCTGTTTTTTATCGTTGAGCTTCGTACGTCTGTGCCTATGCTGCCCTTGTGGCTGCTGCGCATACTCCCCTTCAACGGGGCAGTGCTCACACTTGTGATGATTGGTGCGGGCATTACTGCCTCAACCTACCTGATGTCGTACTTTCTAACCGGGATTCTGGGCAAAAGCATCCTGGAAGCAGGGATCACCATCTCTGCCATGTCACTTGCTTCAATGGTGATTTCCGCAATAACCGGGGGAATGTCCAACAAGTATGGCAGCCGCTGGTTTGTCACCGCGGGAATGGGGATATTAGCTCTGTCTTTCTATCTGTATGGATCGCTGAATGCGGCATCCACCGAATGGAGCGTGGTCTGGCGGCTGATCTTGACTGGTGTGGGCATAGGTCTCTCGGTCGCTCCCGTGATGGGCGCTTCCATCCGCAACGTGCCTGAAGAGAAGATCGGCATCGCCTCGGGTATCATGAATATGTCTAGAGCGATCGGCTCAGTTCTGGGCGTAGCTATTTTGGTTTCTGTGCTAAATACGGCGTTAAGCCATTACAGTGGGGAGGCTGTGAACAAAATAAAGCTGCAAATCGAGAGCAACGCCGACCTCTCGGCGGAGGCCAAGGAGGTCATCCTGGAGCAGGTGGGGCGTATGGTACAAGAGAAGTCCTCAGCCGGTGCTAAGAACGCCGAGGGGGCGGTCCTCCTTCAACTGGATACCATGGAGAAGGCTCTATTGTCCGAGGCGGATGAATCGGTAAAGCAGGAGCTCCAAGCTGCTTTCACGCAGCAGCGGCAAGAGCTGGGGCAGCAATTATCCCAGGTGAGCACGGATTTGCAGGATGCGTTCGTTGCCTCCTTCAGTCGGACTTTCCATGCGGGCGGATGGTTTTTGTTGCTAGGGATCCCCTTTGCGCTGATTTCTGACCGTCGAGTAGGAAAGCGTCTAGCGATCGAGCCGTCTATAAAGGACTTCGCCGCCGAGAAAGATGCATGA
- a CDS encoding ClbS/DfsB family four-helix bundle protein — MPTYENKQALIDEIVRTYHLLDQEFDAVPKDRECYRVEEVDRTPHEMLAYQVGWLTLLLSWERDELAGLEVITPSPLYKWNQLGLLYAHFYDTYAGSSLHELRALLQQRVLEVCQWIEQLEDEELFSPGTRKWAATSANWPICKWIHINSVAPFKSFRTKIRKWKKIVCV; from the coding sequence ATGCCGACATATGAAAATAAACAAGCGCTTATTGATGAAATTGTGAGAACCTATCATTTACTTGATCAAGAGTTCGACGCCGTGCCTAAAGATCGTGAATGCTATCGAGTTGAAGAGGTAGACCGGACTCCTCATGAAATGCTTGCCTATCAGGTAGGCTGGCTGACCTTATTATTAAGCTGGGAAAGGGATGAATTAGCTGGCCTGGAAGTGATCACCCCGTCCCCACTATATAAGTGGAATCAGTTAGGGCTGTTGTATGCGCACTTTTACGATACCTATGCCGGTAGTTCATTGCATGAACTGCGCGCGCTACTCCAACAACGCGTATTAGAGGTCTGTCAATGGATTGAGCAGCTCGAAGATGAAGAACTTTTCTCCCCAGGCACACGAAAGTGGGCTGCCACCAGCGCAAACTGGCCAATATGCAAATGGATTCATATTAATTCTGTTGCCCCGTTTAAAAGCTTTCGAACCAAAATCAGAAAATGGAAGAAAATTGTGTGCGTATAA
- a CDS encoding GNAT family N-acetyltransferase: MVSIQEVEYEQKSILRNLLELYKYDFSEFDPEDDLNANGLYEYKFLDHYWTEDGRYPFFIKVDDKLAGFALVRMLGTEFNQNIYSMAEFFVMKKYRKQKVGQTVAQELFNRFRGIWKVAQIEANRPAQDFWRKTIDRYTDGNYQEIREEGWEGPIQTFSSAARHNDNK, translated from the coding sequence ATGGTCTCAATCCAAGAAGTTGAATACGAACAAAAGTCTATCTTACGCAATCTCCTCGAATTATATAAATACGACTTTAGTGAATTTGATCCAGAAGATGACTTGAATGCCAATGGATTATATGAATATAAATTCTTGGACCATTATTGGACGGAAGACGGAAGATACCCATTTTTCATCAAGGTCGATGATAAACTGGCAGGGTTCGCTTTAGTAAGAATGCTAGGTACTGAATTCAATCAAAACATTTATAGTATGGCCGAGTTTTTTGTCATGAAGAAATATCGAAAACAAAAAGTCGGACAAACCGTTGCCCAGGAGTTATTTAATCGCTTTAGGGGCATTTGGAAAGTTGCTCAAATTGAGGCGAATCGACCAGCCCAAGATTTCTGGAGAAAAACAATTGACCGTTATACAGACGGAAACTATCAGGAAATACGAGAAGAGGGTTGGGAGGGCCCTATACAAACATTCTCATCGGCAGCGCGACATAATGATAACAAATAA
- a CDS encoding alanyl-tRNA editing protein, with product MTKKLYYESAYIREWGTRITRKWEREDGAYLVLEETAFYSHGGGQPCDLGWIDAIPVLDVVLEEGAILHKVERFPEKEEVQCRLNWDRRFDHMQHHSGQHLLSAMCLEVCEAETLSFHLGQDYATIDIARADLSPAEMIMLELEVNDQIYLNRKVTSYFVTREQAASLPLVKQPKVTEDIRIVEIEGIEYNACGGTHVSATGEIGMIKLLRAEKQKGHLRIYFKCGYRALKEFNAGMDILNSLSARFNTSKEEILDRIVKWDQEQKQLQTELKAVKAENDAYLAEKLLAGRQSGLIKHVFADKPLKDMQNLAAKLTDQADVIVLFVSNADNKVLLAKGGERELACGAFFKQHLADYNGKGGGSDNMAQAGFATEENAMAFYHFAAQSLSSVEGG from the coding sequence ATGACAAAGAAGCTATATTACGAATCAGCCTATATTCGGGAGTGGGGGACGCGAATCACGCGCAAATGGGAGCGGGAAGATGGAGCTTATCTAGTCTTGGAGGAGACGGCCTTTTATTCGCACGGCGGAGGGCAGCCGTGTGACCTGGGATGGATCGATGCCATCCCGGTGCTGGATGTCGTTCTTGAAGAAGGAGCGATTTTGCATAAAGTGGAGCGTTTCCCTGAGAAGGAAGAGGTTCAATGTCGTTTGAATTGGGACCGGAGGTTTGACCACATGCAGCATCATAGCGGTCAGCATCTGCTGTCCGCCATGTGTTTGGAGGTATGCGAGGCGGAGACGCTCAGCTTCCACCTGGGCCAGGATTACGCCACCATTGATATCGCACGGGCAGACCTGTCCCCAGCCGAGATGATAATGCTGGAGCTCGAAGTCAATGATCAGATATACCTGAACCGGAAGGTGACGAGTTATTTTGTGACCCGTGAACAGGCAGCCTCCCTCCCGCTGGTAAAGCAGCCGAAGGTAACCGAGGATATCCGGATCGTTGAAATTGAAGGGATCGAATATAACGCATGCGGAGGCACCCATGTCTCAGCCACAGGTGAGATCGGCATGATCAAGCTGCTGAGAGCAGAGAAGCAGAAGGGACATTTGCGCATTTATTTTAAATGCGGTTATCGTGCGTTGAAGGAATTCAATGCCGGAATGGACATTCTAAACAGCCTATCCGCTAGGTTCAATACCTCGAAGGAAGAGATTTTGGACCGGATTGTAAAATGGGATCAAGAGCAAAAGCAGCTCCAGACGGAATTAAAAGCCGTGAAAGCCGAGAATGATGCCTACCTGGCCGAGAAGCTATTGGCTGGACGTCAAAGCGGCCTGATCAAGCATGTGTTTGCGGACAAGCCGCTGAAGGATATGCAGAACCTGGCGGCCAAACTCACCGACCAAGCGGACGTTATCGTGCTTTTTGTGTCCAATGCGGACAACAAGGTGCTCCTTGCTAAAGGGGGAGAGCGCGAGCTCGCCTGCGGTGCGTTCTTCAAGCAGCATCTAGCTGATTATAATGGCAAAGGCGGAGGAAGCGACAACATGGCGCAGGCCGGTTTTGCCACTGAAGAGAATGCGATGGCGTTTTACCATTTCGCGGCGCAGTCATTGTCATCGGTTGAAGGGGGATAA
- a CDS encoding putative holin-like toxin, producing the protein MEVKDALSLMFMFGMFILALLTYMKKK; encoded by the coding sequence ATGGAGGTCAAAGACGCACTTTCCTTAATGTTCATGTTCGGCATGTTCATTTTGGCGCTTCTTACCTACATGAAAAAGAAATAG
- a CDS encoding DUF4260 domain-containing protein — MNKKIIRLEGLLVFLACIYAFVLNDYNLIWFFVLLLFPDLSMIGYIKGNKAGAVTYNLFHTYLLSGSVLVIGIIIKSDILIQLGIIWTAHIGIDRLMGYGLKYPTDFKDTHLDRL; from the coding sequence ATGAATAAGAAGATCATAAGACTTGAAGGATTATTGGTTTTTCTAGCTTGTATTTATGCTTTTGTTCTCAATGATTATAACTTAATTTGGTTTTTTGTACTTCTGCTATTTCCGGATTTATCCATGATCGGATATATAAAAGGTAACAAAGCAGGTGCTGTAACCTACAATCTTTTTCATACATATTTATTAAGCGGATCTGTTTTAGTAATAGGGATCATAATAAAAAGCGATATTTTGATTCAGCTAGGAATCATTTGGACCGCACATATTGGAATTGATAGACTAATGGGGTATGGATTGAAATATCCAACGGATTTTAAAGATACGCACCTAGATAGGCTATAA
- a CDS encoding LCP family protein, whose translation MKKKWLKILSSVLLLSAVAVISYYLYSIVHFTNSISTASNRSSTTTSSNPSANGDPAIEIPKWEGKERINILLLGGDSRGEDSGRSDSILVASIDPVSKKVHLFSILRDTYVDIPGHGKGRLNSAFAYGGTNLTRQTVSELLDIPIHKYVYTDFVGFIALVDALGGVDIEVERDMYYTSKADQHLYDIDLKKGYQHLDGTMALQYVRFRKEARSDFARTERQRKLISEIAKKMQSTTGLIKLPGILESISPYIETDLSPKEMLKLAALGFDLDLDHIDEQQIPPFSLLTNEKVGHAQVLGVNKSKLQAYVKELFDADTSANE comes from the coding sequence ATGAAGAAGAAATGGTTAAAAATTTTGTCGAGCGTATTGTTACTTAGTGCGGTAGCCGTCATATCATATTACCTGTATTCGATTGTTCATTTTACGAACAGTATCTCTACCGCATCGAACCGGTCTTCAACAACAACGTCGTCGAATCCGTCCGCGAATGGAGACCCGGCTATTGAGATCCCCAAATGGGAAGGCAAAGAGCGTATCAATATTCTTCTGCTCGGAGGAGATTCCCGCGGGGAGGACTCCGGAAGATCGGATTCGATTTTGGTGGCATCCATCGATCCCGTTTCGAAAAAAGTCCATCTCTTTTCAATTCTTAGGGATACTTACGTAGACATACCGGGACATGGAAAAGGAAGATTAAACTCGGCGTTTGCCTACGGCGGTACAAATCTAACGAGACAAACCGTCAGCGAGCTGCTGGATATTCCGATACATAAATACGTCTATACTGATTTTGTCGGCTTCATCGCGCTCGTGGATGCGCTTGGCGGGGTGGACATCGAAGTAGAGCGGGATATGTATTACACAAGTAAAGCCGATCAGCACCTATACGACATCGATTTAAAAAAAGGATACCAGCATCTTGACGGTACCATGGCCCTGCAATACGTGCGTTTCCGGAAAGAAGCGCGATCGGATTTTGCACGTACGGAGCGACAGCGAAAGCTGATCTCAGAAATCGCTAAGAAAATGCAGTCAACCACGGGTCTGATCAAGCTTCCCGGCATTCTGGAATCCATCAGCCCTTACATCGAAACCGATTTATCCCCGAAAGAAATGCTGAAGCTGGCCGCTCTAGGTTTCGATCTCGATCTGGACCATATTGATGAGCAGCAGATTCCCCCTTTCTCGTTGTTAACGAATGAAAAGGTAGGACATGCCCAGGTGCTCGGCGTGAATAAGAGCAAGCTCCAAGCCTATGTTAAGGAATTATTTGATGCGGATACGAGCGCGAACGAATAA